A genomic region of Haliotis asinina isolate JCU_RB_2024 chromosome 1, JCU_Hal_asi_v2, whole genome shotgun sequence contains the following coding sequences:
- the LOC137290250 gene encoding uncharacterized protein yields the protein MAMLLMSLCLVLSSAAAATAATVVAPPPAATPAARGYEWRNINATYGDGTMLLNVAIGDGIIELHSHKPDNAPPSFRETSNIHVFSRQLVAMRNSVDKECYVRHIIESFEDLKQKIGGIEQHDSSKGKLSEDWIDVKNVCPIESWAVEELLGDEIACFCRFHKVYFVGLVHTGAMDVTSPSRRHKRAAAPVSVANACCCCGSGSVIV from the exons ATGGCGATGCTTCTGATGAGcctttgtcttgtcttgtcatcTGCTGCAGCAGCGACAGCAGCGACTGTAgtcgcaccaccaccagcagcgACACCAGCGGCACGAGGGTATGAG TGGAGAAATATCAACGCCACGTACGGGGATGGGACGATGCTACTGAACGTGGCAATAGGAGATGGCATCATTGAACTTCACTCCCACAAACCAGACAATGCGCCACCCTCTTTCAGAGAAACAAGCAACATTCACGTGTTTTCCAGG CAACTTGTTGCCATGAGAAATTCCGTGGACAAAGAATGCTACGTCAGACATATCATAGAATCCTTTGAAGATCTGAAACAGAAGATCGGTGGTATTGAACag CATGACTCGTCCAAAGGCAAACTCTCCGAAGACTGGATTGACGTGAAGAATGTTTGCCCCATCGAGTCGTGGGCTGTGGAAGAGCTCCTGGGAGATGAGATTGCCTGCTTCTGCCGCTTTCACAAGGTCTACTTCGTCGGTCTCGTACACACAGGCGCCATGGACGTCACAT CTCCATCAAGACGACACAAGCGTGCAGCTGCTCCCGTATCTGTTGCCAATGCTTGTTGCTGTTGTGGCTCGGGATCCGTCATAGTGTAA
- the LOC137271752 gene encoding uncharacterized protein, whose translation MTMLLMSLGLVLSSAAAATAATVAAPAKAAPAYKWRNINATYGDTTMLLNVAIGDGIIELHSHKPDNAKPSFRETSNIHVFSRQLVAIRNSVENECYVRHFIESFEELKEKLAGIEQHDASKGNLSENWIDVTNVCPIESWAVEELLGDNIDCFCRFHKVYFVGLVHTGVVDFSAPYSRGRSTISYPVNVASACFCGSP comes from the exons ATGACGATGCTTCTGATGAGCCTTGGTCTTGTCTTGTCATCTGCTGCAGCAGCGACAGCAGCGACAGTAGCAGCACCAGCGAAAGCAGCACCAGCGTATAAG TGGAGAAATATCAACGCCACCTACGGTGATACGACGATGCTACTGAACGTGGCAATAGGAGATGGCATCATTGAACTTCACTCCCACAAGCCAGACAATGCGAAACCATCTTTCAGAGAAACAAGCAACATTCACGTGTTTTCCAGG CAACTTGTTGCCATAAGAAATTCCGTTGAGAATGAATGCTATGTCAGACATTTCATAGAATCCTTTGAAGAATTGAAAGAGAAATTAGCCGGTATTGAACAG CACGACGCATCCAAAGGCAATCTGTCCGAGAACTGGATCGATGTTACGAATGTTTGCCCCATCGAGTCATGGGCTGTGGAGGAGCTCCTGGGAGATAATATCGACTGCTTCTGCCGTTTCCACAAAGTCTACTTCGTGGGTCTCGTGCACACAGGGGTCGTGGACTTCTCAG CTCCGTACAGTCGAGGCAGGAGTACAATATCTTATCCTGTGAATGTTGCAAGCGCTTGCTTCTGTGGTTCTCCGTAA